CCGGCACGGCGCGCAGAGGGTCGCGACGCCGGACCTCGTCCTCCGGCCGATGCCCATATTTAGGGTCGCCGAAGATCGGGTGGCCGATCGCCTCCGCATGGGCGCGCAGCTGATGCGTGCGTCCGGTGAGCGGCTTCATCGACAGCCAGGCGCAGCGCGGCGCAACCTTGTCGACGATCGCGTAATAGGTCAGCGAATGCTGCGCGTCGGCCTCGCCATGTTTGGCGACGCGCATTTTCTCGAGGTCTCTTGCGCCGCCTCTGGTTTTCTCCATGCCGGCGCCTTTCGCCAGATAAAGCGAGATCCGGCCCTGCGCCGGCTTCGGCACGCCCTCGACAAGCGCCCAATAGATCTTCTTGGCCTGCCGGGAGCGGAAAATCTCGCCGAGGTCGGCGGCCATCCGCCGGTTCTTGGCGACGAGCAGCACGCCAGAGGTGTCTCGGTCCAGGCGATGCACGAGCACGGGCCGCGTATCGCCCTTGGCGAGGGATTCCAGCATCCCGTCGATATGCCGCGTCTGGCCGGAGCCGCCCTGCGTCGCCAGCCCATAGGGCTTGTTGAGGACGAGCACATCCTTGTCCTCGAAGAGCGTCATATCGGCCAGCGCCAGCGCGTCCTTGGGGTCGGCGCGCTTCACCGCAGGCGCGGCGGGGGCCTCGATCTTCAAAGGCGGCACCCGAATCTTTTGGCCCTCTTCGAGCCGCGTCGATGTTTCGACGCGCTTGCCGTCGACCCGCACTTCGCCCTTGCGGCAGATTTTGGCGAGATGGGACAAAGCGAGCCCAGGATAACGTCGCCTGAACCAGCGGTCGACGCGCATCCCCGCCTCGTCCTCGGTGACGAGGGCGGTGGAGACGCCTCCCGCGGCGGCGGGCGTCTGCGAATTTGGACTGAGGGACATGGCCGCCTTATCCGCCAAAGCCGGCTCTGTGTCGATCACGATAGGGCCGCGCCGCTCGGCATCCAGGCGCCGCACAAAGCCGCACCCGCTCCGCCACGGCTTGAAGCGAGCTGTTTCACGCGCCTATGTCAAAGAATCCAGCCGCGCCCTTGGCCATGATCGCGCTCCCCATCTGCGACATGGGCAAGTGAATGACATGGGCAAGTGAATGACGTGGGCAAGTGAAGGACGTGGGCAAGTGAATCAAGCTGGAGCCGATTCGGCTACAGGTTTTTGGAGACGTCCAACTACACTCGAGGTCGGCCTGTGTGGCGGCGTCTTCGGTGAGCGCCGCAAGCGCTTCCTCGCGCAGGCGGCGGGTCAATTCCGGCGGGCGGCCCATGTGGACGCCGCGCGCCTTGGCGCGCTCCTAGCCCTCGCCGGTCCGCGCGCGTCGTTTTGCTAAGGATTTAGGGACAAATTCAGCGCGTTTCGTAAGGCTTGTTCGAGCCTCGGCCGAACAAGTGCGGTTCCCGACTCGGAGAGATGTCCACCGTCCTGATACGTCACACGACCATCCGGGGCAATCAGCCGAATGGAACTCTCATTTTCCAAAAAAATATCGGCTACGTCGACTATCCGTATGCGGCTGTTTTGGAATTTGTGGACGATAGCACTGGCGCGCACGCGCTTTTGCGTGGTCGCAGGGTCTTCAAAAAAAGGCGGTCGCGCGCCCGCAAGGATTGCGTGACGCGACGCCTCAGGTGGCGGCTCCGGAGGTTGCGTCAGCACAATAATTTGGGCCGCTCTATCCGTCAGCGCCGCCATGGCATCACCGAAATGACTTTCGCCGTCTTCGGCAAGCTTTGACGACCATGCCTGAGCAAGAACCACGATATCTGGCTTACTATCCCCTAAAAACTGCGAGACCTTCGGCCACAGCGTGTCAGGATCTCCCGGCAGTTCGTTTCCAGCTGCGGCGCTAAGAACATTAAGGCGGAAGCCAAGCGTGTGCGCGAGCGAGGCCATTTCAAACCCATACATTGCGCCTTGACTGTCACCAATCACAACGACCCAGCCTCGCCCTTGGGGATTAACGGAAACGCCCCCTGTAGCGACGTTGCGAGATTCGGCGGCCAGGTAATAGTTGGATCGAATGACATATCCAGCGATGCCGAGCATCATCGCCGCGACGGCGAATGCGCCAAATGTTGCGACTCGGCGTTTAGGTACGTTTAGCCAAGACCGCATCGGTCGTTCAACAAAATGAAAGGTGAGGATGGTCGCCGCGACAGAGATGACGATCTTCAATACCAGACCAACAGCCGGACTGCTCAGATAAAAGTAGTAATCAACAAAAGAGAACGTCGGTCAATGCCAAAGGTATAGTGAATAAGATCGTTTACCGATGAAAACCATGACTGGGTGAGCGAGGCTTCGATGGATTGCTCCGCGATGAGAGGCGCCTATCCCCGCCAACAGAACCGTCGATCCCGCAACCGGTAGCATGGCGATCCAACCGGGGAAGCCTTCGTTCCGGACAAGAACGAAGGAGAGCAAAATAAAAATCAGCCCTGTGACGAGATAAAGCGACGATTTTCTGTCGGGGAATGTCGGGTATTGCCTTCTTGCAATGGCGAGGCACGAGCCCGCGAGAAGTTCCCACGCACGCGTAGGCAGCAGATAGAAGGAGGCGATCGGTGCGAACGGAGTCATCAAAACGCAGGCGGCAAAGCTCAGGGCAAAGCACAGCGACACTACCGCGAGGGAATGCCGGGTTAGACGCATCACGCAGTATAGCAATAGTGGAAACAGGACGTAGAACTGCTCTTCGACAGCCAATGACCAATAGTGAATGAGAGGCTGGGCGTCAGGCGATATCTTGAAGTAGCTGCCTTGAAACAGCAGCTTTATGTTGATGAAAGACAATGTGGCGGCAAGACCGGTAGCGCCAAGCGATGCAAAGTCATGGGCGGAATATAAGAAAAACCCTCCGATCATCGTGATCGCCACGACCAGAAGCGCGGCCGGCGCGATCCGTGCGATGCGTCTTTGATAGAACCGCAAAATCGAAAATTTCCCGCCTTCAATATCCTTTACAAGGAGATTTGTGATCAAATATCCAGAAATGACGAAAAATATGTCGACGCCAACGAATCCGCCTCCAAGCAGCCGGGCATCGAGATGAAAAAGAAAAACTGACAAGACAGCAATTGTCCGCAAGCCGTCTATCTCAGGCCAATACCGATCCTTATTCGAAGCGGCTCGTAATAGCGTGGGCGCGGGTCGTTGCTCTTCTATAAAGCTCAATAATTTTCTCCGTCGTCTCTGGAAACCAACGAACCGCGGATAGCCGGTACGCGTCTTTTTCTCCATTTCCATGTCAAGGTCGTAGCTTTCGTCCTTGGCCTCCCACCACCCGAGCGGGACACGAAGCGAGTAAAGCAACGCTCCTCGACGTAACGGCGCTCCTTGGCGGGCTTCTTATATTCAAACTCAGGAATGCAGACGAGCTCCTGCTGCTTCGTCCAAGACTACAATAAATCTTTGAAGGCCTCACGCACGACGCGCTCGCGGTTTGTGCCGGAACCGGCGCGCAAGCGATCCAGTTCGGAGAGTAGGTTGTTTATGAGAAGCTGCCCCCCCAATTGCCGAGTTTTCGGCTGACGGACGGGCGCAATCGTGCTGCGCCTCCCGAAACGTCCAGATCGTATTGGCGTCGGGAACGCGTCGGCCACACCCAGTGCGAGGTAGCGCATGAACGACAGCCGGTCTTTGATCAGATATTCGCAGCGCGGCCGACAGCGAATGCATGGCCTGCAGGATCAGCACTTTGAACAGGAAGACGTGATCGAAGGGAGGCCGACCGCCTTCGAGCGGTCGCCGCGCGGGACGGCCGCTTCTAACGGCGTTCGGAATATCTCGAAATCGACCAACGCCTTCACGCGCTCAAGATCATCGCCTTTGGTCGACAAATCCGCCAAACGCTCATCAACGTCAAAAAATCCAGCCGCTCCCTTGGCCATGATCGCGCTCCCCATCTGGGACATGAGCAAGTGAATCAAGCCGGACCCGATTCGGCTACAGGTTTTTGGAGACGTCCAATTTTAAACTGATCTAGCTGAGGCGCCACACAAAGCCGCACCCGCTCCGCCACGGCTTGAAGCGCGCTGGTTCACGCGCCTATGATGCCGAACGATTTTAGGCGCATCGGCGGCGGAGCGCTTCACAAATGAATAATATGACGACGCGCTCGAACGCGAGCGCGCAATTCGAAAAGCGGCCCCTGCTCAGGCCTCGCTGGCTGCATCCCGTCTCCACCGCTTCGGTCGTGGGGATATTCGTCGCCTTCTTCGCTTCGGGGATTTACTGGCCGCAAACGATCGTCGATCTGGGCGGCATCGGCGCGGACCTCATTCCGGAAGGCGTGTCTCTGGAGGCGGGCGACCCCGCGCCTGAAGGAGATTCGCTGGACGACCCGCTGCCGCTCGAAGAAGCTTCGCTCACCGACGAGGGAATGGAGGAGCTGATCGAGGATGAGCCGCCGCCCCCGCTGATCATGGAGCCCGACGAGATTCAGGCGCCGGAGAGAAAACCGAAGGCGCAGAATAAGCAAAAGGTCGATAAGCCCAAGATCGAGAAGTCCAAGCAAGCCGAACAAAAATCCCGGGCGCGACGAGTGGCGGCTGCAAACGACGGCAGCCGCGCCGACCAGACCGGTCGGCGCTATGGGCTCCCCGGCGGAACCGGCCAAGGCGTGGGCAGGGCGCGGGTCGCCGGTCGCTACGGATTGCCCGGAGGGGGCGGCGATGGTTCGGGCGGCGCCCAGGCGACCTGTCTCGCCCAGATCGCAGCTTCGATCCGCGGCCATACGCCCGCTGCGACGAGCCTCGGACCGGGATCAGTCGTTGTCACTTTCTATGTGAACGCCGGCGGCGGTCTCTCGGGCATTTCGGTTTCGGGCGGAAGCGCCGTGCATGCGGCGATGGCGCGGCGCATCGTCGCCTCTTCGCGCGGACCGGCGAGTTGCGCGCCGGTATACGCTCGCCAGGGCATCACGTTTCAATAGGATTTGACGTCTCAATAGGGTTTGACGTCGCGAGGCCGCGGAAGGGCTCCGAAATGGAATTTGCTCCAATGTCGCCGTTCGGCATGTTCCTTTATGCTGGACCTGTCAGCAAACTGGTCATGGCTCTGCTTCTCGCCGCGGCGGTCTGGACCTGGGTGCTCATCATCGACGGCGTTTTTGTTCTGCGGCGTCTTTCCAAGGCGCTGGACCGCGTGCGCGCCGGCGGCGACATTGGCGTCCTTTGGCCGATCGCAGCGGCCGCGCGCGAAGCGTCGCAAGCTGAATTGCCCAACGAAACGATTCATCAAAAGCGCGAGCGAATCTTGCAGCAGATGAACCGCGCCGCACGCGAATTCATGCTCGACGCCGAAGGCGGGCTCCCCGTTCTGGCCATCGTCGCCTCGGCGGGACCCTTTGTCGGCCTGTTCGGCACGGTCTGGGGCATTATGTCGAGCTTCTCGGGGATCGCGCAGACTCAAGACACGAGTCTTGCGGTCGTCGCCCCTGGCATCGCGGATGCGCTCGCCGCAACGGCCTATGGGCTCGCCGCGGCGATTCCGGCCGCGATCGGCTATAACCGCATGGGCATGGCGTTTGGCGGTATCAAAGAGAAAATGAGCCGCTACATTCTGACCTATGCGACTTCGATCGCTTAGAGCAGGCTCCGAAAAAGTCGACAGACTTTTTCGATGAGAACCTGCTCTTGCTCCAACATTTCGATTTTGAGCGAGTCCTTCCCGATCACATGATTTCATGTGATCGGGAAGCGCTGTAAAGTGGGAGACGCGCGCGCCATCTTGGCCGGCGGGACGTCCTCATCTAGAGTCGCATCGTTTCTGATTTAGCGAGGGCCAGGATGAGCGATCGGTCGACCGAGCAGGCGGCGCTCGAAAGAGCCAATCTTGACGCCCGAATCGCCTTCGTGGCCGCGAGCTTTCTCCTGGCTTACGCCTTTGCGGCGCTTCTCGACCGCGTCGGCGCGCCGGAGCGCTTCGTCGGCGCGGCGCCGCCCTACTTCACCATCCTCGGCCTCGCCACGCTCGGCTTCCTTCTGCATTCGATGCGCGCGTCGGTCTATTACACCGCCGGCCGCGGACTGCCCGCCGCCTACGCCGGCTTCGCCAACGCCGCGATCGTGATCGCCCTGATGCTGCCTTTCGGGGCGCGGCTTGCGGGAGGCGGCTGGGCTGTAGGCGCCGTCGCCGGCGTCTTCATCGGTCTCGCCGCGGCGGGTCTTTATGTCGGCCCGCTGCTGCGCAAAACCGGCGTTTTTTCGATTTCCGAGCTGCTTTGCGCACGTTTTACAAGCTCCGCCACGCGCGTTGGCTTCATTGGCGCGGTGGCGCTGTCTTCGACGCTGCTTGCCGCCGCCGGCGGCCTGATCGCGGTGAACGCGCTTGTCGAGCTCACCGGCGCCAACCGGGGCTTCGCGGCGTTTCTGATCGCCGCGGCGAGCCTGATCATCGCCGGTCCGGGCGGACTTTCGGGCGTCATGTGGGCGGCCGCGGCCGCCGCTGGCGTGGCGACGCTGGGCTTCGGCTGGCCCATCGCCGCGCTCGGGCTCCATGACGCGCTGCCAAGCGGTCTGATCTTTGGCGGCGCCGCCTCCGCGGAGGCCGCCAAACTACTGGAGAGCTGGGGGGTGACGCCGGCGCCCATGGGGCTTCCGGTCGAATTCGCCTCGACCGTCGCCGTGGCGCTGGGGATCACGACGCTCGCGCCCGTGCTCGCCGCCTCGGTGGCGACCGGGGACGGACGAAGCGCACGGCGCGCCGGGGTCGCCGCGCTCTTCTGGACCCTCGTTATCGCCTTGCTGGCGGCGGCGGCGATCGCCGCTTCGGCGCTGTCGCTCGCCCGCGCCACGGCGGGACAGCCGCCGGAACGTCTGCCGCAAACAGTCTATCAGGCGAGCGAGCGCGGACTTGTCAGCATCTGCGGCTATTACGTGCGCGGGCCGTCAGAGGCTCAGCGCGCCTGCGCGGGGAAGGGGTATGCGCCCGGCGCGCCGCTTGCGGCGGCGGAGATTCGCCCAATCGACGGCGACGTCCTGCTCGGCGCGCTGCCGCAGACGGCGGAGCTCGGCGCGGCGTCTTCGGGGCTCATCGCCTCAGCGCTTGTCGCCATCGGCCTGGCGCTCGCCACGGCGGGCCTGCAAGCCTGCGCGACAGCCTTCGGCCATGACGCGCTCTATCGGCTGCGCGGCGAGATCGACCTGACGAGCCGGCGCCTCGCCGTCAATCGCGTCACGCTGGTGATCGTATCGACTCTGGCTTACGTGACCGCCGTCACCGGCGTCTTCACGCCCGGCGCGCTCGTCGCGGCGGCGCTCGCCGTGTCCGCGGCCTGCCTCGCGCCGTCGCTTGTCCTGGCGTTTTGGCCGCGCGCGGGCGATCGCGAAGCGCTCGTCGCGCTCTGCGGCGGCGCGGTGGGCCTATTCAGCGCCTTGGCCGCGGCGGGATCGCCCAATCGCATCGAAATCTATGCGCTCTGCGCGCTTGCCGGCGTAGCGCTTGGCGGCGCGCTTGGACTGTTGTCGGGACTGACCTCGAAAAGCGACAAGCCTGCGGCGCGCGCCTTCATCACCCGCATGTTGCGCGGCGACGCCCAGATGCTCCAGCCCGACAAGGGGGCATAGGACTCACGGCTTTGTGCTGAAGAAATCCTCGCCTGGCGTGATCGTGCCGAGGACGATCGGCCTGTCCTTGCCGCAGGCAAAATCGCGGGCGTGTTTGTCGGCGATCTCGCGCGCCAGTTCATTGGCGTTTGGGTTGGCGAGCGCATCGACGTAGCCGACGTGGCAGACGGCGCCCGGCGGCAGGCGCGTGACGACCAACGCGCGGCCTCGCACCTCACGGTTTTCCATGTCGGCGGCGCGTTTCACGTTCCAGCGCATGATCGTGGCGAAGGGCCTGCCATCGGCGAGCCGCCATTCGACGACGCCCTTATAGAAGTCGTTGAAGGGCGCAAGGGTCTCTCCCGCCGCCGGCTCGTCCTTGGCCTTGGATCCGAAGCTGACATACATGCGCTGATCGCCCGCCCCGAGCCACATGGGCATGCCCGCATAGCCCTTGCAGCGCCAGTCGCCATAGTCCTCGACCGCCTTTCCAGGCCGGCGCCTGCAGTCGCGGCGCACGTCGAGCTTTGTGTAAGCGGAGGAGATGTCCTGCGCGGCGGCGGACGCGAAGCCGCTCGCGACGACAAGCGGTAAACAATAGCAAGCGATGCGGTTCATCAAGGCTCTCGTCAAGCGGCGCGGATGCCCCAGCGTCTATCGGCGCGATCGTGAGCCCCCTAAACCGCGCGCGCTTTGCGCGCGCGCACACGGCCTAAGAATGAGGCTTTCGGGGAACAAGACGCATGACGCGCGCAAGCCGCCGCTCGGTGAGAAAGGCCAAACTGAACAGCTGCAGGACCGCCGCTTTCTGCAAGGCGACAACCGGGATCAGGAGAGGATGGCGCCTCTGCGGGAGGCCATACGCAAGCATCAACACATCGAAGTGACGCTGCGCAATTATCGGAAAAACGGCGAGTTGTTCTTCAATAAGCCCAATATCCCGCCGTTGCTCGACAGCAGCGGAGCGGCGATCTACTATCTTGGCGACCAGTATGACGTGACCAAGCTTGTCCGCGCGGAAGCGGAAATCGACAGGCTGGGGCAGCGACTGAAGGCTGGAGAAGGCGTAAGCCCCTATCCATTTCCTGCATTTCTGCTATAACCGCCCCCGCACGCCCCGGTTCGCCGGGGCGGCTCCGTTTTCGCGCGACCCTGCTGGACGACATCCCGGCCTTGGCCGCGGAGCGCGGATCACCCCCGAAAAACAAGGACAATCCGATGTCGATCACGGCGGAGCGCAAGCAGTCGCTCATCAAGGAATATTCCACCAAGGCGAACGACACGGGCTCGCCCGAGGTGCAGGTGGCGATTCTCACCGAGAGAATCACCAATCTGACCGAACACTTCAAGACGCATGCGAAAGACAATCACTCGCGTCGCGGGCTCCTGAAGCTCGTTTCCCAACGCCGCCAGCTCCTCGACTATGTGAAGGTGCGGGACGAACCGCGCTACAAGAGCCTGATCGAGCGGCTCGGCATCCGCCGCTAACCAGCTGAGCGAAAGCGGCGCGCGATGCGCCGCTTTCCCCGACATGAGCGTCCAGAGGGGCGCTCGCCACGACCAACGCGTAAAGTCATGGCAGGATCGCCGGACGCTGCGTCGACGCTTTACGAAACACCGCTGCCGCAGCTTCTCGCCGTCTTGCTCATGACGAACCGCAGGTTCATCAGAGAAAGACCAGCATGTTCCAGATTCACCGCGAAGAACTCGATTGGGCCGGGCGTAAGCTCGTGCTCGAGACCGGCAAGGTCGCCCGGCAGGCCGACGGCGCCGTGATGGCGAGTTGGGGCGAGACGACCGTGCTCGCGACAGTGGTTTCCGCCAAGGCGCCAAAGGCAGGTCAGGACTTTTTCCCGCTTACCGTAAACTATCAGGAAAAGGCCTTCGCGGCAGGCCGCATCCCAGGCGGCTATTTCAAACGCGAGGGCCGTCCCTCCGAGCGCGAGACGTTGATCTCCCGCCTCATCGACCGTCCGATCCGCCCGCTCTTCCCCGACGGATACCGCAACGACACGCAGGTCATCCTGACCGTGCTGTCGCACGACCTCGAAAACGATCCAGACATTCTCGCCTTGGTCGCGGCGTCGGCGGCGCTGACGCTTTCCGGCATCCCTTTCATGGGACCCGTCGGCGGCGCGCGCGTCGGCTGCATCAACGGTCAGCTCAAACTTAATCCGACGATCGAGGAGATGAAGCTTTCCGAGCTCGATCTCATCGTCGCCGGCACGCAGGACGCCGTGTTGATGGTCGAGTCGGAAGCCAAGGAGCTCTCCGAGGAGACCATGCTGGAAGCGGTCATGCTGGGCCATCGCGGCTTCCAGCCGGTGATCGACGCCATCATCCGCCTTGCCGAGCGCGCCGCCAAGGACCCCCGCGACCTCGTCATCGCCGACACGACAGAGGTCGCGAACGCCGTCGCCCAGATCGCCGAAGCTGAACTGCGCGAAGCCTACAAGCACACCGTCAAGCAGGAGCGCTACGCCGCCGTCGACGCCGTGAAGGCGAAGGTCGTGGCGGCGCTCTTTCCGGAAGGCGGCGAAGCGAAATTCACCAAGGAGCACGTCGGCGAAGCCTTCAAAGCGTTGCAGGCCAAGGTCGTGCGCTGGAACGTTCTCGACACCGGCGTGCGCATCGACGGCCGTGACGTCAAGACCGTGCGCCCGATCGTTTCCGAGGTCGGCGTGCTGCCGCGCGCGCATGGCTCGGCGCTCTTCACCCGCGGCGAGACTCAGGCCCTTGTCGTGGCGACTCTCGGAACGGGCGAAGACGAGCAATATGTCGATTCGCTCGAGGGCACCTACAAGGAGCGCTTCCTGCTTCATTACAATTTCCCGCCCTATAGCGTCGGCGAGACCGGCCGCATGGGTTCGCCCGGCCGTCGCGAAATCGGCCATGGCAAGCTCGCGTGGCGCGCGCTCAGGCCGATGCTGCCGGCTGCGGCCGAGTTCCCCTACACGCTGCGCGTCGTCTCCGAGATCACCGAGTCGAATGGCTCGTCCTCGATGGCGACGGTCTGCGGCACGTCCTTGGCGCTGATGGACGCCGGCGTGCCGATCAAGGCGCCGACGGCCGGCATCGCCATGGGCCTCATCCTCGAAGGCGAACGTTTCGCCGTGCTCTCGGACATTCTGGGCGACGAGGATCATCTCGGCGACATGGACTTCAAGGTTGCGGGCACGTCCAATGGCGTGACGTCGCTGCAGATGGACATCAAGATCGCCGGCATCACCGAGGAAATCATGAAGGTCGCGCTCGCTCAGGCGAAGGACGGCCGACTGCATATTCTCGGCGAAATGGCGAAGGCCATCACGGCTTCGCGCGCCGAGCTCGGCGAATTCGCGCCGCGCATCGAAACGATGAAGATCCCGACCGACAAGATCCGCGACGTGATCGGCTCGGGCGGCAAGGTCATCCGCGAGATCGTCGAGAAGACCGGCGCCAAGATCAACATCGAGGACGACGGCACGGTGAAGGTCGCCTCTTCGGACGGCAATTCCATCAAGGCGGCGATCAACTGGATCAAGTCCATCGCCTCTGATCCAGAGGTCGGCATGATCTACGAGGGCACGGTGGTGAAGACCGCGGACTTTGGCGCCTTCGTCAACTTCTTCGGCGCCAAGGACGGGCTCGTTCACATCTCGCAGCTCTCCAAGCAGCGCGTGAACAAGACGACCGACGTCGTGAAGGAAGGCGACCGCGTGAAGGTCAAACTCCTCGGCTTCGACGACCGCGGCAAGGTCCGCCTCTCGATGCGCGTCGTCGATCAGGAGACCGGCGAAGACCTCGAGGCCAAGGAAAAGGCCGAACGCGAATCCGCCGCGGCGAACGGCGGAGAATAGGGCTTCCGGGCGGCTTCTCGAAGCCGCCCGTTTTTTTAGCGCACGGAAACGGACGCGCGAATTCACGAATATTATCGGCGCGCCGCCGCCGCCCGGCACGTGATTCAAACGCGCGCGCACTCCCCGCCTGCTTGCCAAGCCCGCGGCGCGCCCTGTCTATAGGGTTGAACGCAGCGACAGGGGCGGACATGAACGAGGAGCTGGAAGCGGCGGCGCTCGTCGAACAGGATCAGAACCTCTCAATCGACGTTTTTGTCCTCGCCAGGCTGGCCGTCACGCTCGCGTTTATTTCCGCCGCGATTCTGATCTCTGCGCCATTTCTGCCGGCGCTCACCTGGGCGCTTGTGCTCGCGGTTGTGTTCATTGGGCCGCATCGCCTGCTGGAGCGCTTCCTGCCGCCCTCCGTCGCGGCCGGCGTCTCCATGCTGATCGTCGGCCTCGTCATCGTTGGACCCCTGCTGCTTGTGATCGAACGGCTGGTTAGCGAAGCCGCCGCAGGCGTCGACTATGTCCAGAAAGCAGCGCAGCAAGGCGACTGGCAAACGATGCTCGCCGCGCATCCTTGGCTCGGCGGCTTCCAAAGCTGGATCGCACGCAGATTCGATCTGCAAGCGACGTTCTCGCAGCTGGGCGCCTTTGTCACCAATATGGCCGCCAACTTTCTGCGTGCGTCTACCGGTCAGATCATCACCACTCTTCTCGCCTTCTACCTCCTGTTCTTTTTCCTGCGCGACCGAGCCGTGGCGCTGCAGACGCTCGCGCGACTGTCGCCCTTCTCCAATCTCGAAACCGGCAAGGTCATCGTGCGCGTGCGCGATACGATCCATGCAATCCTCTTTGGCACGCTGGCGGTGGCGGCGCTGCAAGGCCTGCTTGGCGGATTCATGTTCTGGGTGCTGGATTTCAATTCGCCGGTGCTGTGGGGGTTGATCATGGGGCTTCTCTCGATCGTGCCGGTGCTCGGCTCTTTCGTCATTTGGATTCCGGCGACGATCTACCTCTTGATCGAGCAACGTTGGGTCGAGGCCATGATTCTCGGGCTATGGGGCGGCGTGGTGATCGCCAGCATCGACAATCTGGTTCGACCGCTGCTCATCGGCGACAGCATGCGGCTGCATACCGTGCCCGCGTTCATCGCCATGCTCGGCGGCCTTCAATTGTTCGGCGCTTCGGGCATCGTCCTTGGCCCCATCGTCATGGCGCTCAGTCCGTTGCTGCTGGAATTCTGGAGACGTCGCGTCGGACCCGATCAGCCGGCTTAGCCTC
This window of the Methylocystis hirsuta genome carries:
- a CDS encoding RluA family pseudouridine synthase, which gives rise to MSLSPNSQTPAAAGGVSTALVTEDEAGMRVDRWFRRRYPGLALSHLAKICRKGEVRVDGKRVETSTRLEEGQKIRVPPLKIEAPAAPAVKRADPKDALALADMTLFEDKDVLVLNKPYGLATQGGSGQTRHIDGMLESLAKGDTRPVLVHRLDRDTSGVLLVAKNRRMAADLGEIFRSRQAKKIYWALVEGVPKPAQGRISLYLAKGAGMEKTRGGARDLEKMRVAKHGEADAQHSLTYYAIVDKVAPRCAWLSMKPLTGRTHQLRAHAEAIGHPIFGDPKYGHRPEDEVRRRDPLRAVPEGLERKLHLLARRLVLPHPRGGVLDVTAPLPDHMQRSWELFGFDVKRHDPIEDAPDA
- a CDS encoding SGNH hydrolase domain-containing protein, producing MKIVISVAATILTFHFVERPMRSWLNVPKRRVATFGAFAVAAMMLGIAGYVIRSNYYLAAESRNVATGGVSVNPQGRGWVVVIGDSQGAMYGFEMASLAHTLGFRLNVLSAAAGNELPGDPDTLWPKVSQFLGDSKPDIVVLAQAWSSKLAEDGESHFGDAMAALTDRAAQIIVLTQPPEPPPEASRHAILAGARPPFFEDPATTQKRVRASAIVHKFQNSRIRIVDVADIFLENESSIRLIAPDGRVTYQDGGHLSESGTALVRPRLEQALRNALNLSLNP
- a CDS encoding acyltransferase family protein translates to MLYSLRVPLGWWEAKDESYDLDMEMEKKTRTGYPRFVGFQRRRRKLLSFIEEQRPAPTLLRAASNKDRYWPEIDGLRTIAVLSVFLFHLDARLLGGGFVGVDIFFVISGYLITNLLVKDIEGGKFSILRFYQRRIARIAPAALLVVAITMIGGFFLYSAHDFASLGATGLAATLSFINIKLLFQGSYFKISPDAQPLIHYWSLAVEEQFYVLFPLLLYCVMRLTRHSLAVVSLCFALSFAACVLMTPFAPIASFYLLPTRAWELLAGSCLAIARRQYPTFPDRKSSLYLVTGLIFILLSFVLVRNEGFPGWIAMLPVAGSTVLLAGIGASHRGAIHRSLAHPVMVFIGKRSYSLYLWH
- a CDS encoding MotA/TolQ/ExbB proton channel family protein; the encoded protein is MEFAPMSPFGMFLYAGPVSKLVMALLLAAAVWTWVLIIDGVFVLRRLSKALDRVRAGGDIGVLWPIAAAAREASQAELPNETIHQKRERILQQMNRAAREFMLDAEGGLPVLAIVASAGPFVGLFGTVWGIMSSFSGIAQTQDTSLAVVAPGIADALAATAYGLAAAIPAAIGYNRMGMAFGGIKEKMSRYILTYATSIA
- a CDS encoding sodium:solute symporter yields the protein MSDRSTEQAALERANLDARIAFVAASFLLAYAFAALLDRVGAPERFVGAAPPYFTILGLATLGFLLHSMRASVYYTAGRGLPAAYAGFANAAIVIALMLPFGARLAGGGWAVGAVAGVFIGLAAAGLYVGPLLRKTGVFSISELLCARFTSSATRVGFIGAVALSSTLLAAAGGLIAVNALVELTGANRGFAAFLIAAASLIIAGPGGLSGVMWAAAAAAGVATLGFGWPIAALGLHDALPSGLIFGGAASAEAAKLLESWGVTPAPMGLPVEFASTVAVALGITTLAPVLAASVATGDGRSARRAGVAALFWTLVIALLAAAAIAASALSLARATAGQPPERLPQTVYQASERGLVSICGYYVRGPSEAQRACAGKGYAPGAPLAAAEIRPIDGDVLLGALPQTAELGAASSGLIASALVAIGLALATAGLQACATAFGHDALYRLRGEIDLTSRRLAVNRVTLVIVSTLAYVTAVTGVFTPGALVAAALAVSAACLAPSLVLAFWPRAGDREALVALCGGAVGLFSALAAAGSPNRIEIYALCALAGVALGGALGLLSGLTSKSDKPAARAFITRMLRGDAQMLQPDKGA
- the rpsO gene encoding 30S ribosomal protein S15 translates to MSITAERKQSLIKEYSTKANDTGSPEVQVAILTERITNLTEHFKTHAKDNHSRRGLLKLVSQRRQLLDYVKVRDEPRYKSLIERLGIRR
- the pnp gene encoding polyribonucleotide nucleotidyltransferase encodes the protein MFQIHREELDWAGRKLVLETGKVARQADGAVMASWGETTVLATVVSAKAPKAGQDFFPLTVNYQEKAFAAGRIPGGYFKREGRPSERETLISRLIDRPIRPLFPDGYRNDTQVILTVLSHDLENDPDILALVAASAALTLSGIPFMGPVGGARVGCINGQLKLNPTIEEMKLSELDLIVAGTQDAVLMVESEAKELSEETMLEAVMLGHRGFQPVIDAIIRLAERAAKDPRDLVIADTTEVANAVAQIAEAELREAYKHTVKQERYAAVDAVKAKVVAALFPEGGEAKFTKEHVGEAFKALQAKVVRWNVLDTGVRIDGRDVKTVRPIVSEVGVLPRAHGSALFTRGETQALVVATLGTGEDEQYVDSLEGTYKERFLLHYNFPPYSVGETGRMGSPGRREIGHGKLAWRALRPMLPAAAEFPYTLRVVSEITESNGSSSMATVCGTSLALMDAGVPIKAPTAGIAMGLILEGERFAVLSDILGDEDHLGDMDFKVAGTSNGVTSLQMDIKIAGITEEIMKVALAQAKDGRLHILGEMAKAITASRAELGEFAPRIETMKIPTDKIRDVIGSGGKVIREIVEKTGAKINIEDDGTVKVASSDGNSIKAAINWIKSIASDPEVGMIYEGTVVKTADFGAFVNFFGAKDGLVHISQLSKQRVNKTTDVVKEGDRVKVKLLGFDDRGKVRLSMRVVDQETGEDLEAKEKAERESAAANGGE
- a CDS encoding AI-2E family transporter; translated protein: MNEELEAAALVEQDQNLSIDVFVLARLAVTLAFISAAILISAPFLPALTWALVLAVVFIGPHRLLERFLPPSVAAGVSMLIVGLVIVGPLLLVIERLVSEAAAGVDYVQKAAQQGDWQTMLAAHPWLGGFQSWIARRFDLQATFSQLGAFVTNMAANFLRASTGQIITTLLAFYLLFFFLRDRAVALQTLARLSPFSNLETGKVIVRVRDTIHAILFGTLAVAALQGLLGGFMFWVLDFNSPVLWGLIMGLLSIVPVLGSFVIWIPATIYLLIEQRWVEAMILGLWGGVVIASIDNLVRPLLIGDSMRLHTVPAFIAMLGGLQLFGASGIVLGPIVMALSPLLLEFWRRRVGPDQPA